One genomic window of Paeniglutamicibacter sp. Y32M11 includes the following:
- a CDS encoding glycosyltransferase has translation MDNSPNQISASPNYKATVLHVSEAMGGGVHTAVSSWARVTPEIRHIVLAKRRAGQSTSEWPTNVWPLEIDGSLLDLFKSAKSMYKLTRPSAIHFHSSLAGLFRFSNFSGSKVIYSPHCFAFERTDVSILKRKIFRRIEILLANRSTFGAVSPHEIELARKLSHRAKIELIPNFAEIEFIRKLNTRSRRKIVTVGRICAQKDPKFFSEVVRNLPSDIEVIWVGDGDLESKKELESVGVTVTGWVDMKTVHSVVESAGVYVHTAAWEGSPLATLEAVACGTPVISRNVPSMQSVGYYTPSMNPTGITESIIRYFDDDSYAEEIRLISENVLEENSAANAASALRGLYGFGMNQATKDYHATS, from the coding sequence ATGGATAATTCACCCAACCAAATTTCAGCTAGCCCGAATTACAAAGCGACCGTGCTGCACGTTTCCGAGGCAATGGGTGGCGGGGTTCACACAGCAGTATCCTCATGGGCGAGGGTTACTCCAGAAATTCGTCACATAGTTTTAGCAAAGCGTCGCGCTGGTCAATCTACCTCCGAATGGCCAACGAATGTATGGCCCTTAGAAATCGATGGATCTTTATTGGATCTATTCAAGAGTGCGAAGTCAATGTATAAACTAACGAGACCTTCTGCGATTCATTTCCATTCAAGCCTTGCCGGATTATTCCGATTCTCAAACTTTAGTGGAAGTAAAGTTATCTATTCACCTCACTGCTTCGCTTTCGAACGCACTGATGTCAGTATTCTGAAACGAAAAATATTTCGTCGTATTGAAATCCTCTTAGCAAACCGTTCGACTTTTGGCGCGGTAAGTCCACACGAAATAGAACTTGCCAGAAAGCTATCACATCGAGCCAAGATTGAATTAATTCCCAACTTTGCCGAAATCGAATTTATACGGAAATTGAACACCAGATCACGACGAAAGATTGTGACTGTTGGCAGAATATGCGCGCAAAAGGATCCTAAGTTCTTTTCTGAAGTCGTTCGGAATCTACCTTCAGATATCGAAGTAATATGGGTCGGTGATGGTGACCTCGAATCCAAGAAAGAACTAGAAAGCGTCGGCGTAACCGTTACGGGATGGGTGGACATGAAAACTGTACATTCAGTAGTCGAGTCAGCTGGCGTCTATGTTCACACTGCAGCATGGGAGGGATCTCCGTTGGCCACACTAGAGGCGGTCGCCTGCGGAACACCAGTAATCTCGCGGAATGTTCCTTCGATGCAATCGGTTGGATACTACACGCCAAGTATGAATCCGACCGGAATTACTGAGTCGATCATCCGCTATTTTGATGATGATTCATATGCAGAGGAAATTAGACTCATCTCCGAGAACGTTCTTGAAGAGAACTCAGCGGCCAATGCGGCCAGCGCTCTTCGTGGACTCTACGGATTCGGCATGAACCAGGCTACAAAGGATTACCATGCAACGTCTTAG